One genomic window of Corynebacterium pseudotuberculosis includes the following:
- a CDS encoding phosphoribosylaminoimidazolesuccinocarboxamide synthase: MRPELSQYTHVSAGKVREIYEIDDERLLMVVSDRISAYDHILDPEIPDKGRVLTAMSMYFFDHIDFPNHLAGSIDDPAIPEEVLGRALVCKKLKMLPFECVARGYLTGSGLKEYQQTGKVCGIELPEGLVEASKLPSPIFTPATKADFGDHDENVSFDAVVDKLGEARANELRAVTLKIYSEAAAIAESRGIILADTKFEFGLDEDGNLVLADEALTPDSSRYWPADGYEEGKAQPSFDKQYVRNWLTGPKSGWSTDSLSPPPSLPGSVVEATRERYVEAFESITGKKFSDWIGSCV, encoded by the coding sequence ATGCGTCCTGAACTCTCCCAGTACACTCACGTGTCCGCAGGCAAAGTGCGCGAGATCTATGAGATCGACGATGAACGCCTGCTCATGGTGGTCTCTGACCGCATCTCCGCATACGATCACATCTTGGACCCGGAGATCCCCGATAAAGGCAGAGTGCTCACTGCGATGAGCATGTACTTCTTTGACCACATTGATTTTCCTAATCACCTTGCCGGTTCTATTGATGATCCTGCGATTCCAGAAGAGGTTCTGGGGCGCGCGTTGGTGTGTAAAAAGCTGAAAATGCTTCCCTTTGAGTGCGTAGCACGCGGCTACCTTACTGGCTCTGGTCTTAAGGAATATCAACAGACCGGCAAGGTATGTGGCATTGAACTGCCTGAAGGCCTGGTGGAGGCATCCAAATTGCCCAGCCCAATCTTTACTCCCGCCACTAAAGCGGATTTTGGCGATCATGATGAGAACGTGTCGTTTGACGCGGTCGTCGATAAGCTAGGCGAGGCACGAGCTAACGAGCTGCGCGCAGTGACCCTGAAAATTTATTCAGAGGCAGCAGCAATTGCAGAGTCCCGAGGAATTATCCTGGCGGACACAAAGTTTGAGTTTGGACTCGACGAAGACGGCAATTTAGTGCTTGCCGACGAAGCCCTCACCCCAGATTCCTCTCGTTACTGGCCAGCTGACGGCTATGAGGAAGGCAAGGCGCAACCGAGCTTTGACAAACAGTATGTGCGCAATTGGCTCACTGGGCCCAAATCTGGTTGGTCCACTGATTCTCTTAGCCCTCCGCCGTCTCTCCCCGGATCTGTTGTGGAAGCAACGCGGGAACGCTATGTAGAGGCATTTGAGAGTATCACTGGGAAAAAGTTCAGTGATTGGATTGGAAGCTGCGTTTAA
- a CDS encoding S9 family peptidase, translating to MSETTRIQPPVAPIHPHTRTTHGITFVDEYEWLRDKESSETIAYLEAENAFTDQETAQLSQLQDNIYQEIKSRVKETDMSVPQRSGKFWYYGRSEEGKSYGYSCRIPVVEGQDAWVPPVIPEGEPVAQEQIILDLNELAEGHEFFSLGASSITTSGRYLAFSVDTTGDERFTLRIKDLETGELLDDVLEGLFYGATWAGEDYLFYQRVDDAWRPDSVWRHKIGTDPSEDVRVFHEEDERFNTGIGATRSEKYLMIASASKVTSEVWVLDMENPEGDFRCVIPREPGVEYDVDHGVIAGEDVWIITHNATGPNFEIGWAPATEPLELSELTTLMPHREDVRIDGVDTYRDQIVVGYRAGAIGRAAIMQLTEQGFGTFKELQFDEELYTVGVSGNPEWDAPVLRVGYTSFTTPSQVFDYTVADGSKRLLKQQEVVGGYNRDDYVATRLWATAEDGTQIPVSLVHRADLDMTTPNPTLLYGYGSYEMSIDPEFSIARLSLMDRGMIFAVAHVRGGGEMGRGWYDNGKILCKKNTFTDFIAVADFLIGQGVTAPDQMVAEGGSAGGMLMGAIANLAGDRFKAIEAVVPFVDPLTSMLMPELPLTVTEWDEWGDPLHNKEVYDYMASYAPYENVEPKPYPNILAVTSLNDTRVLYVEPAKWIARLRATAQSGDFLLKTEMAAGHGGVSGRYEKWKQTAFEYAWLINQATGVLK from the coding sequence ATGTCTGAAACAACGCGCATCCAACCACCGGTAGCCCCGATCCATCCACATACCAGAACGACGCATGGCATCACGTTTGTTGATGAATACGAGTGGCTAAGGGATAAAGAATCCTCTGAGACCATTGCATACTTGGAGGCAGAGAATGCCTTCACCGATCAAGAGACTGCCCAGTTGTCTCAGCTGCAAGACAATATTTATCAAGAGATAAAGTCGCGGGTAAAAGAGACCGACATGTCTGTACCACAGCGGTCCGGCAAGTTTTGGTATTACGGGCGTTCAGAGGAGGGCAAGAGCTACGGGTATTCCTGCCGTATCCCGGTTGTTGAGGGACAAGACGCATGGGTACCACCGGTGATACCGGAAGGGGAACCGGTTGCTCAAGAACAAATCATTCTTGATTTGAACGAGTTGGCGGAAGGCCACGAGTTTTTCTCCTTAGGCGCTTCATCGATCACAACCTCGGGCCGTTACCTGGCATTTTCTGTAGACACAACGGGGGATGAGCGTTTTACGCTCAGAATTAAAGACCTGGAGACAGGGGAGCTGCTAGACGACGTCCTAGAGGGCCTCTTTTATGGCGCGACATGGGCTGGGGAAGACTATCTGTTCTATCAGCGCGTCGACGATGCATGGCGTCCTGACTCCGTGTGGCGGCATAAAATCGGCACCGATCCGAGCGAAGATGTTCGCGTTTTCCACGAGGAAGATGAGCGTTTTAATACCGGCATCGGTGCGACGCGCTCAGAGAAATACTTGATGATTGCGTCGGCGTCCAAGGTGACGTCTGAAGTATGGGTCCTGGACATGGAAAACCCAGAGGGAGATTTCCGCTGCGTTATCCCTAGGGAGCCGGGGGTGGAATATGACGTAGACCATGGCGTTATTGCAGGTGAAGACGTATGGATAATCACGCATAACGCTACGGGACCGAATTTTGAAATAGGTTGGGCACCTGCGACGGAACCTCTTGAACTATCCGAGTTGACTACGCTCATGCCGCATCGTGAAGATGTGCGGATTGATGGCGTAGATACTTATCGGGACCAGATCGTGGTGGGGTACCGCGCAGGGGCTATCGGCCGTGCAGCAATAATGCAGCTCACTGAGCAGGGATTTGGGACTTTTAAAGAGCTCCAGTTTGATGAGGAATTATACACCGTAGGGGTGTCTGGAAATCCCGAGTGGGATGCGCCGGTGCTACGTGTTGGGTACACCTCTTTTACCACCCCAAGCCAGGTGTTTGACTATACGGTAGCGGACGGTTCTAAACGCTTGCTTAAGCAACAAGAGGTCGTTGGGGGCTATAACCGTGATGATTATGTGGCAACCAGATTGTGGGCCACAGCAGAGGATGGCACCCAGATTCCAGTCTCCTTGGTACACCGCGCGGACCTGGATATGACCACTCCCAATCCGACACTGCTATACGGCTATGGTTCCTATGAAATGTCTATAGACCCAGAATTTTCCATTGCGCGTCTATCCCTCATGGACCGTGGGATGATCTTTGCCGTCGCGCATGTTCGAGGCGGCGGCGAGATGGGCCGAGGGTGGTATGACAACGGCAAGATTCTGTGCAAAAAGAATACGTTTACGGATTTCATCGCAGTAGCGGATTTTCTTATCGGCCAAGGCGTGACTGCACCAGATCAGATGGTGGCTGAGGGGGGATCTGCCGGTGGAATGCTGATGGGTGCAATTGCCAACCTTGCAGGCGACCGATTCAAAGCGATTGAGGCAGTGGTTCCCTTTGTAGATCCGCTGACTTCTATGCTTATGCCGGAGTTGCCGCTTACGGTTACGGAATGGGATGAATGGGGAGATCCGCTGCATAACAAAGAGGTGTATGACTATATGGCCTCGTATGCGCCCTATGAGAACGTGGAACCCAAACCTTATCCCAATATTCTGGCTGTGACCTCGCTCAATGACACCCGTGTTCTGTATGTAGAGCCTGCGAAGTGGATTGCTCGGTTACGGGCCACGGCACAGAGCGGTGACTTTTTGCTCAAAACCGAGATGGCAGCCGGCCATGGCGGAGTTTCAGGGCGATATGAAAAATGGAAGCAGACGGCGTTTGAATACGCATGGCTTATCAACCAAGCGACGGGAGTGCTTAAATGA
- a CDS encoding glutathione peroxidase — MTNFFDIPVTLNDATETTMNDWAGHCLMIVNTASRCGLTPQYEALEELYRDYAPRGFFVIAMPCNQFAEEEPGTNKQIAEFCKREYGVTFPILEKADVNGENTHPLYQFLKGDGPDIEWNFEKFVVSTEGKVVGRFAPNMEPDDLKIIECLEDNLVL, encoded by the coding sequence ATGACAAACTTCTTTGATATTCCGGTGACGCTTAATGACGCCACCGAGACAACCATGAATGATTGGGCAGGGCATTGCCTCATGATCGTGAATACCGCATCTCGGTGTGGTCTGACTCCTCAATATGAAGCCCTGGAGGAGTTGTATCGGGATTATGCGCCACGCGGATTTTTTGTGATTGCGATGCCATGCAACCAGTTTGCTGAGGAAGAGCCTGGAACCAATAAACAGATAGCAGAGTTCTGCAAGCGGGAATATGGCGTGACTTTCCCGATTCTTGAAAAGGCAGACGTTAACGGGGAGAACACACATCCGCTGTACCAATTCTTAAAAGGAGATGGCCCCGATATCGAGTGGAACTTTGAAAAGTTTGTGGTCTCGACTGAAGGAAAGGTCGTGGGGCGGTTCGCTCCGAATATGGAGCCGGATGATTTGAAGATCATCGAGTGCTTGGAAGACAACTTGGTGCTTTAG